In Musa acuminata AAA Group cultivar baxijiao chromosome BXJ2-8, Cavendish_Baxijiao_AAA, whole genome shotgun sequence, one genomic interval encodes:
- the LOC135620186 gene encoding protein BZR1 homolog 1-like: MTSGGGRLPTWKERENNKRRERRRRAIAAKIFTGLRTLGNYKLPKHCDNNEVLKALCREAGWEVEDDGTTYRKGFHPPPPEAAAGGLSTNISPLSSSFPSPVPSYHASPSSSSFPSPSRLDNSNDHSVRPSCLLPFLRNLSTLPPLRISNSAPITPPISSPTASRPPKIRKPDWDYSSFPHALFAASAPASPTRGCLHGQQPSTIPECDESDASSVGSGRRINFQMTAPASPTYNLVNPGAMSSFPGGEVLEKGRGGMEFDFESGRVKAWEGERIHDVGLDELELTLRLGIMAPK, translated from the exons ATGACGTCGGGAGGGGGTCGGCTTCCGACGTGGAAGGAGAGGGAGAACAACAAGCGGCGGGAGCGGCGCCGAAGGGCGATCGCCGCCAAGATCTTCACTGGGCTGCGGACGCTTGGCAACTACAAGCTGCCGAAACACTGCGACAACAACGAGGTCCTCAAGGCCCTCTGCCGCGAGGCCGGGTGGGAAGTCGAAGATGATGGCACTACCTACCGAAAG GGATTCCACCCGCCACCACCGGAGGCTGCAGCAGGAGGCCTTTCGACGAACATAAGCCCACTGTCGTCTTCGTTCCCGAGTCCTGTCCCGTCCTACCATGCAAGcccatcctcctcctctttcccGAGCCCTAGCCGCCTCGATAACTCTAACGACCATTCTGTCAGACCCTCTTGCCTCCTCCCCTTCCTCCGCAATCTGTCCACCCTTCCGCCTCTTCGAATCTCTAACAGCGCACCCATTACGCCGCCCATCTCCTCCCCGACCGCCTCCCGCCCACCTAAGATTAGGAAACCGGACTGGGACTACAGTTCATTCCCCCATGCTCTGTTCGCTGCCTCTGCTCCTGCTAGCCCGACCCGAGGCTGCCTTCACGGGCAACAACCCTCGACAATACCTGAATGTGATGAATCTGATGCCTCCAGTGTTGGTTCTGGCCGCAGGATCAACTTCCAGATGACAGCTCCAGCATCGCCGACCTACAACCTCGTCAACCCGGGTGCCATGTCAAGTTTTCCAGGAGGAGAGGTGCTAGAGAAGGGGCGAGGGGGCATGGAGTTCGACTTCGAGAGTGGTAGGGTGAAAGCTTGGGAGGGGGAGAGGATCCATGACGTTGGACTGGATGAACTTGAGCTCACATTGCGACTTGGAATCATGGCGCCCAAGTGA
- the LOC135620188 gene encoding aminopeptidase P1-like isoform X1 has protein sequence MADPLDALRALMASHSPPLDALVVPSEDNHQSEYVSTRDKRRAFVSGFTGSAGLALITMNEALLWTDGRYFLQATQQLSERWKLMRIGEDPPVENWMADNLPRNAAIGSDPWCVSVETYQRWEQAFLKKKQKLIQLSTNMVDIVWKDRPPAEILPVNIHPPEFAGCTVAEKLKDLRAKLIREKAYGLIISSLDEVAWLYNIRGNDVAYCPVIHAYAVVTLDSAFFYVDKRKVSSEVLHYMLENGIDVRDYDIVASDVSLLASGQLMGSSRIMLSGTERHEASKNSNGVLGDDRNAEEETKHKIIWIDPFSCNLALFSKLIPDQVFMQQSPLALAKAIKNPAELDGLRKAHIRDGAAVVQFLVWLDKQMQEIYGASGYFSEREGTHKRKHSLCSDTLKLTEVSVSDKLEGFRAKQENFRGLSFPTISSVGPNAAIIHYSPEADTCSELDADSIYLFDSGGQYIDGTTDITRTVHFGKPSAHEKSCYTAVLKGHIALGRARFPNGTTGHALDILARVPLWKNGLDYRHGTGHGIGSYLNVHEGPHLISFRPHARNVAIQASMTVTDEPGYYEDGNFGIRLENVLIVNKAKTSFNFGEKGYLEFEHITWAPYQKKLMDLTLLTPEEIEWINLYHSDCREVLAPYMNEQETEWLKKSTEPIIIAS, from the exons ATGGCGGACCCCCTCGACGCCCTCCGAGCCCTAATGGCTTCCCACTCCCCGCCTCTCGATGCCCTCGTCGTCCCCTCCGAGGACAACCACCAG AGTGAGTATGTCTCCACGAGGGACAAAAGGCGTGCCTTCGTTTCCGGATTTACTGGTAGTGCTG GTTTGGCTCTTATAACAATGAATGAGGCATTGCTATGGACCGACGGACGATATTTCTTGCAGGCAACACAACAACTGAGTGAAAGATGGAAACTTATGCGAATTGGAGAAGATCCACCTGTTGAAAATTGGATGGCTGAT AATCTACCACGCAATGCTGCTATAGGATCAGATCCTTGGTGTGTTTCTGTAGAAACTTATCAGAGGTGGGAGCAGGCTTTCTTAAAGAAGAAACAAAAGTTAATTCAGCTGTCCACTAATATGGTAGATATAGTATGGAAAGACCGGCCTCCTGCCGAAATTCTACCTGTTAACATACACCCACCAGAATTTGCTGGATGTACTGTAGCAGAAAAGTTAAAGGATCTGAGAGCAAAACTAATTCGTGAGAAAGCTTATGGTTTAATCATCAGTTCACTTGATGAG GTTGCTTGGTTGTACAATATTCGTGGAAATGATGTGGCTTATTGTCCAGTAATTCATGCATATGCTGTTGTAACCTTGGACTCAGCTTTTTTTTATGTGGATAAGAGAAAAGTCTCTTCAGAG GTACTCCATTATATGCTAGAAAATGGAATTGATGTCCGGGACTATGACATTGTTGCCTCAGATGTAAGCTTGCTTGCATCTGGACAGCTTATGGGGTCTTCTAGGATCATGTTATCTGGAACTGAACGCCATGAAGCAAGCAAAAATTCTAATGGTGTGCTTGGAGATGATCGAAATGCAGAGGAAGAGACCAAGCATAAAATCATCTGGATTGACCCTTTCTCATGCAACCTTGCCCTTTTTTCAAAGCTGATCCCTGATCAAGTTTTCATGCAGCAATCACCTTTGGCTCTTGCAAAAGCTATTAAG AATCCAGCAGAACTGGATGGTTTAAGAAAGGCACATATTCGAGATGGTGCAGCTGTTGTCCAATTTCTTGTTTGGCTGGATAAACAG ATGCAAGAGATCTATGGAGCTTCTGGTTACTTCAGTGAACGAGAGGGGACACATAAGAGAAAACATTC TTTGTGCAGTGATACGTTGAAATTGACAGAGGTATCTGTGAGCGACAAATTAGAaggttttcgtgcaaaacaagaa AACTTCAGAGGGCTGAGTTTTCCAACCATTTCATCAGTTGGTCCCAATGCAGCAATCATTCACTATTCTCCTGAAGCAGATACATGTTCCGAACTCGATGCTGACAGCATTTATCTTTTTGATTCAGGGGGACAG TATATAGATGGAACAACCGATATAACCAGGACTGTGCATTTTGGCAAACCTTCAGCTCATGAGAAATCATGCTATACTGCG GTCCTCAAAGGCCACATTGCCTTGGGTAGGGCAAGATTTCCAAATGGAACCACTG GACATGCTCTTGATATTCTCGCTCGGGTTCCTTTGTGGAAGAATGGTCTCGATTACCGCCATGGGACTGGTCATGGGATTGGATCTTACCTTAATGTTCATGAAG GCCCACATCTAATCAGTTTCAGACCTCATGCTCGAAATGTGGCAATTCAAGCATCGATGACAGTTACTGATG AACCTGGTTATTATGAGGATGGAAATTTTGGTATTAGATTGGAGAATGTTCTTATAGTTAACAAGGCAAAAACATCATTCAACTTTGGTGAAAAAGGTTATTTAGAGTTTGAGCACATAACTTGG GCACCATACCAGAAGAAACTGATGGATTTGACATTGCTGACTCCTGAAGAAATTGAATGGATAAATCTCTACCATTCCGATTGCAGAGAGGTTTTAGCACCATACATGAACGAGCAGGAGACGGAATGGCTTAAGAAATCAACCGAGCCCATCATCATAGCCAGCTGA
- the LOC135620188 gene encoding aminopeptidase P1-like isoform X2, protein MADPLDALRALMASHSPPLDALVVPSEDNHQSEYVSTRDKRRAFVSGFTGSAGLALITMNEALLWTDGRYFLQATQQLSERWKLMRIGEDPPVENWMADNLPRNAAIGSDPWCVSVETYQRWEQAFLKKKQKLIQLSTNMVDIVWKDRPPAEILPVNIHPPEFAGCTVAEKLKDLRAKLIREKAYGLIISSLDEVAWLYNIRGNDVAYCPVIHAYAVVTLDSAFFYVDKRKVSSEVLHYMLENGIDVRDYDIVASDVSLLASGQLMGSSRIMLSGTERHEASKNSNGVLGDDRNAEEETKHKIIWIDPFSCNLALFSKLIPDQVFMQQSPLALAKAIKNPAELDGLRKAHIRDGAAVVQFLVWLDKQMQEIYGASGYFSEREGTHKRKHSDTLKLTEVSVSDKLEGFRAKQENFRGLSFPTISSVGPNAAIIHYSPEADTCSELDADSIYLFDSGGQYIDGTTDITRTVHFGKPSAHEKSCYTAVLKGHIALGRARFPNGTTGHALDILARVPLWKNGLDYRHGTGHGIGSYLNVHEGPHLISFRPHARNVAIQASMTVTDEPGYYEDGNFGIRLENVLIVNKAKTSFNFGEKGYLEFEHITWAPYQKKLMDLTLLTPEEIEWINLYHSDCREVLAPYMNEQETEWLKKSTEPIIIAS, encoded by the exons ATGGCGGACCCCCTCGACGCCCTCCGAGCCCTAATGGCTTCCCACTCCCCGCCTCTCGATGCCCTCGTCGTCCCCTCCGAGGACAACCACCAG AGTGAGTATGTCTCCACGAGGGACAAAAGGCGTGCCTTCGTTTCCGGATTTACTGGTAGTGCTG GTTTGGCTCTTATAACAATGAATGAGGCATTGCTATGGACCGACGGACGATATTTCTTGCAGGCAACACAACAACTGAGTGAAAGATGGAAACTTATGCGAATTGGAGAAGATCCACCTGTTGAAAATTGGATGGCTGAT AATCTACCACGCAATGCTGCTATAGGATCAGATCCTTGGTGTGTTTCTGTAGAAACTTATCAGAGGTGGGAGCAGGCTTTCTTAAAGAAGAAACAAAAGTTAATTCAGCTGTCCACTAATATGGTAGATATAGTATGGAAAGACCGGCCTCCTGCCGAAATTCTACCTGTTAACATACACCCACCAGAATTTGCTGGATGTACTGTAGCAGAAAAGTTAAAGGATCTGAGAGCAAAACTAATTCGTGAGAAAGCTTATGGTTTAATCATCAGTTCACTTGATGAG GTTGCTTGGTTGTACAATATTCGTGGAAATGATGTGGCTTATTGTCCAGTAATTCATGCATATGCTGTTGTAACCTTGGACTCAGCTTTTTTTTATGTGGATAAGAGAAAAGTCTCTTCAGAG GTACTCCATTATATGCTAGAAAATGGAATTGATGTCCGGGACTATGACATTGTTGCCTCAGATGTAAGCTTGCTTGCATCTGGACAGCTTATGGGGTCTTCTAGGATCATGTTATCTGGAACTGAACGCCATGAAGCAAGCAAAAATTCTAATGGTGTGCTTGGAGATGATCGAAATGCAGAGGAAGAGACCAAGCATAAAATCATCTGGATTGACCCTTTCTCATGCAACCTTGCCCTTTTTTCAAAGCTGATCCCTGATCAAGTTTTCATGCAGCAATCACCTTTGGCTCTTGCAAAAGCTATTAAG AATCCAGCAGAACTGGATGGTTTAAGAAAGGCACATATTCGAGATGGTGCAGCTGTTGTCCAATTTCTTGTTTGGCTGGATAAACAG ATGCAAGAGATCTATGGAGCTTCTGGTTACTTCAGTGAACGAGAGGGGACACATAAGAGAAAACATTC TGATACGTTGAAATTGACAGAGGTATCTGTGAGCGACAAATTAGAaggttttcgtgcaaaacaagaa AACTTCAGAGGGCTGAGTTTTCCAACCATTTCATCAGTTGGTCCCAATGCAGCAATCATTCACTATTCTCCTGAAGCAGATACATGTTCCGAACTCGATGCTGACAGCATTTATCTTTTTGATTCAGGGGGACAG TATATAGATGGAACAACCGATATAACCAGGACTGTGCATTTTGGCAAACCTTCAGCTCATGAGAAATCATGCTATACTGCG GTCCTCAAAGGCCACATTGCCTTGGGTAGGGCAAGATTTCCAAATGGAACCACTG GACATGCTCTTGATATTCTCGCTCGGGTTCCTTTGTGGAAGAATGGTCTCGATTACCGCCATGGGACTGGTCATGGGATTGGATCTTACCTTAATGTTCATGAAG GCCCACATCTAATCAGTTTCAGACCTCATGCTCGAAATGTGGCAATTCAAGCATCGATGACAGTTACTGATG AACCTGGTTATTATGAGGATGGAAATTTTGGTATTAGATTGGAGAATGTTCTTATAGTTAACAAGGCAAAAACATCATTCAACTTTGGTGAAAAAGGTTATTTAGAGTTTGAGCACATAACTTGG GCACCATACCAGAAGAAACTGATGGATTTGACATTGCTGACTCCTGAAGAAATTGAATGGATAAATCTCTACCATTCCGATTGCAGAGAGGTTTTAGCACCATACATGAACGAGCAGGAGACGGAATGGCTTAAGAAATCAACCGAGCCCATCATCATAGCCAGCTGA
- the LOC135620188 gene encoding aminopeptidase P1-like isoform X3: MADPLDALRALMASHSPPLDALVVPSEDNHQSEYVSTRDKRRAFVSGFTGSAGLALITMNEALLWTDGRYFLQATQQLSERWKLMRIGEDPPVENWMADNLPRNAAIGSDPWCVSVETYQRWEQAFLKKKQKLIQLSTNMVDIVWKDRPPAEILPVNIHPPEFAGCTVAEKLKDLRAKLIREKAYGLIISSLDEVAWLYNIRGNDVAYCPVIHAYAVVTLDSAFFYVDKRKVSSEVLHYMLENGIDVRDYDIVASDVSLLASGQLMGSSRIMLSGTERHEASKNSNGVLGDDRNAEEETKHKIIWIDPFSCNLALFSKLIPDQVFMQQSPLALAKAIKNPAELDGLRKAHIRDGAAVVQFLVWLDKQMQEIYGASGYFSEREGTHKRKHSLCSDTLKLTEVSVSDKLEGFRAKQENFRGLSFPTISSVGPNAAIIHYSPEADTCSELDADSIYLFDSGGQYIDGTTDITRTVHFGKPSAHEKSCYTAVLKGHIALGRARFPNGTTGHALDILARVPLWKNGLDYRHGTGHGIGSYLNVHEEPGYYEDGNFGIRLENVLIVNKAKTSFNFGEKGYLEFEHITWAPYQKKLMDLTLLTPEEIEWINLYHSDCREVLAPYMNEQETEWLKKSTEPIIIAS, encoded by the exons ATGGCGGACCCCCTCGACGCCCTCCGAGCCCTAATGGCTTCCCACTCCCCGCCTCTCGATGCCCTCGTCGTCCCCTCCGAGGACAACCACCAG AGTGAGTATGTCTCCACGAGGGACAAAAGGCGTGCCTTCGTTTCCGGATTTACTGGTAGTGCTG GTTTGGCTCTTATAACAATGAATGAGGCATTGCTATGGACCGACGGACGATATTTCTTGCAGGCAACACAACAACTGAGTGAAAGATGGAAACTTATGCGAATTGGAGAAGATCCACCTGTTGAAAATTGGATGGCTGAT AATCTACCACGCAATGCTGCTATAGGATCAGATCCTTGGTGTGTTTCTGTAGAAACTTATCAGAGGTGGGAGCAGGCTTTCTTAAAGAAGAAACAAAAGTTAATTCAGCTGTCCACTAATATGGTAGATATAGTATGGAAAGACCGGCCTCCTGCCGAAATTCTACCTGTTAACATACACCCACCAGAATTTGCTGGATGTACTGTAGCAGAAAAGTTAAAGGATCTGAGAGCAAAACTAATTCGTGAGAAAGCTTATGGTTTAATCATCAGTTCACTTGATGAG GTTGCTTGGTTGTACAATATTCGTGGAAATGATGTGGCTTATTGTCCAGTAATTCATGCATATGCTGTTGTAACCTTGGACTCAGCTTTTTTTTATGTGGATAAGAGAAAAGTCTCTTCAGAG GTACTCCATTATATGCTAGAAAATGGAATTGATGTCCGGGACTATGACATTGTTGCCTCAGATGTAAGCTTGCTTGCATCTGGACAGCTTATGGGGTCTTCTAGGATCATGTTATCTGGAACTGAACGCCATGAAGCAAGCAAAAATTCTAATGGTGTGCTTGGAGATGATCGAAATGCAGAGGAAGAGACCAAGCATAAAATCATCTGGATTGACCCTTTCTCATGCAACCTTGCCCTTTTTTCAAAGCTGATCCCTGATCAAGTTTTCATGCAGCAATCACCTTTGGCTCTTGCAAAAGCTATTAAG AATCCAGCAGAACTGGATGGTTTAAGAAAGGCACATATTCGAGATGGTGCAGCTGTTGTCCAATTTCTTGTTTGGCTGGATAAACAG ATGCAAGAGATCTATGGAGCTTCTGGTTACTTCAGTGAACGAGAGGGGACACATAAGAGAAAACATTC TTTGTGCAGTGATACGTTGAAATTGACAGAGGTATCTGTGAGCGACAAATTAGAaggttttcgtgcaaaacaagaa AACTTCAGAGGGCTGAGTTTTCCAACCATTTCATCAGTTGGTCCCAATGCAGCAATCATTCACTATTCTCCTGAAGCAGATACATGTTCCGAACTCGATGCTGACAGCATTTATCTTTTTGATTCAGGGGGACAG TATATAGATGGAACAACCGATATAACCAGGACTGTGCATTTTGGCAAACCTTCAGCTCATGAGAAATCATGCTATACTGCG GTCCTCAAAGGCCACATTGCCTTGGGTAGGGCAAGATTTCCAAATGGAACCACTG GACATGCTCTTGATATTCTCGCTCGGGTTCCTTTGTGGAAGAATGGTCTCGATTACCGCCATGGGACTGGTCATGGGATTGGATCTTACCTTAATGTTCATGAAG AACCTGGTTATTATGAGGATGGAAATTTTGGTATTAGATTGGAGAATGTTCTTATAGTTAACAAGGCAAAAACATCATTCAACTTTGGTGAAAAAGGTTATTTAGAGTTTGAGCACATAACTTGG GCACCATACCAGAAGAAACTGATGGATTTGACATTGCTGACTCCTGAAGAAATTGAATGGATAAATCTCTACCATTCCGATTGCAGAGAGGTTTTAGCACCATACATGAACGAGCAGGAGACGGAATGGCTTAAGAAATCAACCGAGCCCATCATCATAGCCAGCTGA
- the LOC135620192 gene encoding homeobox-leucine zipper protein HOX14-like, translating into MENGGVASESCMSHEEGEMMHFSALSASELHPQMPRGARRARRRRKKSTGDAKKRRLSEEQVKLLEMRFGEEKKLELGRKLRLATELGLDPKQVAVWFQNRRARDKSKQVEEAYLKLKPVHEAAVVEKCHLENEVMQLKGKLSEAQEEIRKLSLSMKEAVAGSRPSSSTSSHQPLVADLGVAAEEAELMYIQEFDFGNYMMEWAYFYGL; encoded by the exons ATGGAGAATGGTGGTGTGGCCTCCGAGTCTTGCATGAGCCATGAGGAAGGAGAGATGATGCACTTCTCCGCTCTCTCCGCTTCCGAACTCCACCCTCAGATGCCTCGAG GCGCGAGGAGAGCgcgtcggaggaggaagaagtcgaCGGGAGACGCGAAGAAGCGGCGGCTGAGCGAGGAGCAGGTGAAGTTGCTGGAGATGCGGTTCGGGGAGGAGAAGAAGTTGGAGTTGGGGAGGAAGCTCAGGTTGGCCACTGAGCTCGGCCTCGACCCCAAGCAGGTCGCCGTCTGGTTCCAGAACCGGCGGGCTCGGGACAAGAGCAAGCAGGTGGAGGAGGCCTACCTGAAGCTCAAGCCCGTCCACGAGGCCGCCGTCGTCGAGAAATGCCACCTCGAGAACGAG GTGATGCAGCTCAAGGGGAAGCTTTCGGAAGCACAAGAGGAGATAAGGAAGCTCTCGCTGAGCATGAAGGAAGCCGTCGCGGGCAGCCGCCCGAGCTCATCAACCTCGAGTCATCAACCATTAGTAGCAGACTTAGGAGTGGCGGCGGAGGAAGCTGAGCTCATGTACATACAGGAGTTTGACTTCGGCAACTACATGATGGAGTGGGCATATTTCTATGGACTATGA
- the LOC135620189 gene encoding probable protein phosphatase 2C 80 has product MPATHISSNKLLRFSVELLFREGQTGLFQSHSFSSLVDSVQTFPIIDRYTSSQSIVGKLSQLVPFPSLAGSSCQSRIHNIGSLVSVFPQRSFIHFERDVTSTCTSLPGGATWAVRHDSRDTRGSFLRADAFFPNRSLDYWKRVCKTLRCKEVLGSYLVYKQFLSETIGKSLSCNFFAQGGIELFSLFFTSCTTGAAPVLSLDQSLREEQLDNPSSESDQKKPSNRALKLLSGSCYLPHPDKEETGGEDAHFIWDEQAIGVADGVGGWANHGVDAGQYSRALMSHSVDAIEEESKGSIDPLRVLEKAYTRTKAEGSSTACIIALTDQGIRAVNLGDSGFIVVRDGCTIFRSPVQQHDFNFTYQLESNNASDLPSAAQVFSFPVESGDVIIAGTDGLFDNLYNSEITAVVVHGIRAGLGPQVMAQKIAALARQRAQDKNRQTPFSAAAQEAGYRYYGGKLDDITVVVSYITAFGNQAPSCLCT; this is encoded by the exons ATGCCAGCTACACATATCTCAAGCAACAAACTACTTCGATTCTCCGTAGAACTTCTTTTCCGAGAAGGCCAGACGGGCTTGTTTCAGTCACATTCATTCTCCAGTCTTGTTGACAGCGTTCAAACCTTTCCAATTATCGATCGCTATACATCATCACAGTCTATTGTTGGAAAACTGTCCCAATTGGTTCCTTTTCCTTCTTTGGCTGGTTCATCTTGTCAATCGCGTATACATAACATTGGTAGCCTGGTTTCCGTGTTCCCTCAAAGGTCATTTATCCATTTTGAGAGGGATGTGACATCCACTTGCACTTCTTTACCTGGTGGAGCTACATGGGCTGTCCGCCACGATAGTCGGGATACACGTGGTTCTTTCTTGAGAGCTGATGCTTTTTTCCCCAATAGAAGTCTCGATTACTGGAAAAGAGTATGCAAGACTCTGAGATGTAAAGAAGTTTTGGGCTCTTATTTGGTTTACAAGCAGTTCTTGTCCGAGACAATTGGGAAAAGCTTGTCTTGTAATTTTTTTGCACAGGGTGGGATTGAGTTATTTTCATTATTCTTCACATCATGTACTACTGGAGCAGCTCCTGTCCTGTCTCTTGATCAGTCTCTACGTGAAGAGCAACTTGATAATCCTTCATCTGAGTCTGACCA GAAAAAGCCAAGTAACAGAGCATTGAAACTACTTTCTGGATCGTGTTATTTGCCGCACCCAGATAAGGAGGAAACTGGTGGTGAGGATGCTCATTTTATATGGGACGAGCAGGCCATTGGTGTAGCAGATGGTGTTGGTGGGTGGGCCAATCATGGGGTTGATGCAGGCCAATATTCTAGAGCACTTATGTCACATTCAGTAGATGCAATTGAAGAAGAATCCAAAGGGTCCATTGATCCATTAAGGGTGTTAGAGAAAGCTTATACAAGAACCAAAGCTGAAGGATCTTCAACAGCTTGCATTATTGCTCTCACAGATCAG GGCATTCGTGCTGTCAATCTTGGTGACAGTGGTTTCATAGTTGTTAGAGATGGATGCACTATCTTCCGGTCACCGGTGCAGCAACATGATTTTAATTTCACTTATCAACTTGAGAGCAACAATGCAAGTGATCTACCTAGTGCTGCCCAG GTATTCAGCTTCCCAGTGGAATCAGGTGATGTGATCATTGCAGGAACAGATGGACTCTTTGATAACTTGTACAACAGTGAGATCACAGCTGTTGTGGTTCACGGCATTAGGGCTGGTCTGGGACCTCAAGTGATGGCTCAGAAGATAGCTGCATTAGCTCGCCAACGAGCGCAGGACAAGAACAGGCAAACCCCGTTCTCGGCTGCTGCCCAAGAAGCTGGCTATAGATATTACGGAGGCAAGCTTGACGACATAACTGTCGTCGTATCCTACATCACTGCCTTTGGCAACCAGGCCCCATCGTGTCTTTGTACATAA
- the LOC135620191 gene encoding uncharacterized protein LOC135620191, which translates to MIKGFLQSSQNQSNLMGENQKLSKGRGWRLMDQTRLSLGPHASILSQKTHSLSSESDGNVGRKRKQICHEVSSPTSIELQLNDPLPLEWEQCLDLQSGRMYYLDRKTLKKSWIRPKEHELDLDLNISSFSSSEEQSNLTNSDEAKKQPNSCGSMVAVVCINCHLLVMLCESSPSCPNCKFMHSPLPSAMLQAPPRKLKAVKPLETLHLLH; encoded by the exons ATGATCAAAGGGTTTCTACAAAGTTCTCAGAATCAATCCAACTTAATGGGAGAGAATCAAAAGCTGAGCAAGGGGAGAGGCTGGAGACTGATGGATCAGACCCGGCTATCATTAGGTCCACATGCATCGATCTTAAGCCAGAAGACACACAGCTTATCTTCAGAATCAGATGGAAATGTTGGAAGGAAGAGAAAACAAATTTGTCATGAGGTTTCAAGCCCAACTAGCATTGAGCTTCAGCTTAATGATCCCTTGCCACTTGAATGGGAACAATGCCTAGACCTACaa TCTGGAAGGATGTACTATTTGGACAGGAAAACCCTGAAGAAAAGTTGGATCAGGCCCAAGGAACATGAACTAGATTTGGATCTCAACATCTCATCCTTCTCAAGCTCAGAAGAGCAATCCAACTTGACAAATTCAGATGAAGCAAAGAAGCAACCTAATTCATGTGGCAGCATGGTCGCGGTAGTCTGCATCAACTGTCATCTCCTCGTCATGCTCTGCGAGTCATCTCCTTCATGCCCCAACTGCAAGTTCATGCACTCGCCACTACCATCTGCAATGCTGCAAGCGCCTCCTCGGAAGCTCAAGGCTGTCAAGCCATTGGAAACCCTACATCTCCTACATTAG